CAGATCTTCCAGGGCTTCCAGTGTCTTGCCAGTTGCGTCGACATTGGGCCCCCCCGCCTGAGCTAAATCTCGCCTCCCACCACCCCCTTTACCTCCAAGAATGGCAGCGCCCTTCCGAACAAACTCTACCGCATCGTAACGTCCCGTAAGATCTTCTGTGACACCGATAACTAGCCCAACTTTTCCATCAGTGACAGATAAAAGGACGATTATGCCCGACCCTATTCTTTTCTTCATCTGATCTGCAAGTCCTCGTAGCTCTTTCGGAGGAATTCCGTCAATTTGTTGTGCTAAAAAATCAGTGTCACCGATCCGTTTGGGCTTACTTTCTGAATTGCGTCCAGACCCACTTCCCAGGCCAGCTTGCCTGGCGACGGCTAAGTTTTTCTCTAGTTTTCGTTTTTCGTCGAGTAATGTGTGGACCCGTTCATCAATATCAGCCGTGCCGACACGCAGTGCGTCAGCGGTGCGCCGCAGTAGTGCGTCTTTTTGTTGAAACAGCTCTATAGCCTCTAGCCCCGTAACGGCTTCGATTCTTCGTATGCCGGATCCCACAGCTGTTTCATTAAAAATAAACAGGGATCCAATATCGCCTGTACGTTCAACGTGGGTCCCGCCACAAAGCTCTCTTGAATAATGGTCCTCGTCCTCGTGCCCAATTGTTACTACTCTAACTTCTGCACCGTATTTTTCACCAAATAGGGCCAAGGCACCGCCAGAAATTGCTTGGGCAGGTGTCATCAAAAGTGTCTGAATAGGACTATTTCGCAGAATCTCGGTATTGATCTCTAGTTGTATTTCCTGCAACTCATCGGGGGTAATGGGTTTTGGGTGGCTAAGGTCAAATCTCAATCGTTCAGGACTTACTAGTGAACCCTTTTGAGACACATGATCTCCAAGATGGTTTCTCAGAGCAGTGTGTAAAAGGTGTGTTGCCGAGTGATTCCGTCGAGCAGCATTTCTTTTTTCAGAGTTCACCTGCAGATCGATAATGTTGCCAGGAGCTAAAGTGCCTGTTTTGATAGTCCCTATATGTATTATTAGGTCGTCGGCCTTTCTCACGGTTTTAGTGACATCAATATGGAGTCCGTATTGGTCTGATATGGTTCCTATATCTCCAACCTGTCCACCAGATTCCCCATAGAAAGGTGTTTGATTGACCAAAACCATGGCGGGCGCTCCGGCTTTTGCTGCTTCGACAATATTTTGGTTTGAAATTACGGCAAGTACAGTCGCTTCTGCCGAAGTAGTTGTATAGCCCAGAAATTCAGTGGCTCCATGCGCCTGTTTCAAGTCAAACCACATTTGCTCCGTTGCTTGGTCACCGGATCCTGACCAATTGCTTTTGGCAAGTGCGCGTTGTTGGTCCATTGCCTTATCAAACTCTACGCGATCGACTGTGCGGCCCTGTTGCCGAAGGACATCCTCCGTTAAATCTAAAGGGAAACCATAGGTATCGTAAAGTTGGAAAGCAACTTCGCCCGGAAGTTCTTGGTCGGAACGGAGTTTGCTTGTTGCTTCTTCCAGTAGGCGCATACCTTTTCCTAAAGTCTCTCTGAAACGGGTTTCTTCAAGCTTAAGTGTCTCTGAAATGAGCGACTGGGCCCGAAGAAGTTCTGGAAACGCCTCCGACATTTCTTGAACAAGGGTGGGCACTAATTTCCACATGAGCGGTTCAGGTACGTCCATTAGGTGGGCGTGCCGCATTGCTCTCCGCATTATTCGCCTCAGCACATATCCCCTTCCTTCATTAGACGGCATGACACCATCTGCTATGAGAAAGCTCGCAGCCCGGAGGTGGTCTGCAATTATCCTATGGGATGCAGAAAAGCTGTTCAGGCCCTGTGTTGAGCTTTTTTCCTTCGATTCATTAATCAAGCTCCGAAATAGGTCAGTTTCATAGTTATCGTGGACCCCTTGCAGTATGGCAGCTATTCTTTCCAGCCCCATACCAGTATCGATGGCAGGGTTTGGTAAATTAGTGCGTTTCCCATCGGACTTCTGATCAAATTGCATGAAAACTAGGTTCCAGATTTCTACGAACCTATCGCCATCTTGGTCGGGGCTTCCGGGAGGTCCCCCAGGTATATGATCACCATGATCATAAAAAATTTCCGAGCATGGGCCACATGGGCCAGTGTCTCCCATGGCCCAGAAATTGTCATTGGTATCTATTCGAATAATTCGTTCTGCGGGTAATCCTGAGATTGTTCTCCAGAGATTAAAGGCCTCATCATCTGTATGATAAATGGTAACTAGTAGGCGATCAGCCGGTAGTTCAAATATCCCGTTAACTAATTGCCAGGCGAGTAGGATAGCGTGCTCCTTAAAGTAATCCCCGAAAGAAAAATTACCCAGCATTTCAAAGAATGTATGGTGGCGTGCCGTGTAGCCGACATTATCTAAATCGTTATGCTTACCTCCTGCTCGGACACATTTTTGGCTGGTGGCGGCCCGGGATGTTATCCGCTCCTCGGTCCCTGTGAAGATATTTTTAAATTGAACCATTCCCGCATTAGTGAAGAGAAGTGTTGGATCATTGTGGGGGACTAAGGGGCTAGACGGGAGAATCGTATGGCCGTTTTCTTCAAAGAAATTCAAAAAAGTAGACCGTATATCTTTTGTACTTGGCATAATTTACACCCGCCTCCCGTCCGAATCTTGGTGGTTGGCCAGAGACGAACTTGGTGCCGTGCAGGCCTTTAATATAGCGTTCTATATGTCAACAGAGACTATATTTAACTGTTGAGAGGAGCGGTGTCTAGGCGAGGTGATGGGTGTCAGCTAATTTCAGTCTTAGATTATTTACAATTTACCCTTTGTTGAGGAGAAATGCTCCTCCAACATCCCAGTTATAAATTGATGGGTGAACGAGCTATTTTCCTGTTGTTCTGGCCCACATATATTCAGCCTTTTGATGCTTTAGTTTCGATAGTTTTTTCATCCACTTCTTCGATTGCTGCTCTACTATCTCCTAGGCCCGCACTAATACGGACGTTAGCTTCTATTTCGGCGGATACCTCAGGATGTTCCAATAGGTACTGCTTAGCATTTTCTCGGCCCTGTCCTATCCTCTGGTCTTTATAGGAGTACCATGATCCAGATTTTTCTATAGATCCATTCTTGGCGCCTATGTCTAAGAGTTCACCAACTTTTGAAATACCTTCGCCATACATGATATCAAATTCAACGGTCTTAAATCGTGGAGCTAACTTATTCTTGACAACTTTCACTCTTGTATGATTCCCAACAATTTCGTCTCTATCTTTTATGGCTCCGATTCTTCTTATGTCTAAACGAACAGACGAATAGAATTTAAGGGCATTGCCGCCTGTGGTGGTTTCTGGGTTGCCATACATCACCCCAATTTTCATGCGTATTTGGTTTATAAAAATAAGAGTGCAGCGGGATTTTGCTATTGAACCAGTCAGCTTACGCAGGGCCTGGCTCATTAGACGAGCTTGTAACCCCACATGATGATCACCCATCTCACCTTCTAATTCCGCTTTTGGAACTAGCGCAGCCACACTATCTACGACCAAAACATCTATGGCCCCTGATCTTACTAAAGTATCAGCGATTTCAAGTGCCTGTTCGCCGGCGTCAGGTTGGGATATCAGTAACTCATCTGTATCTACATTGAGCTTCCTGGCATAGACCGGGTCAAGTGCGTGTTCAGCGTCAACAAATGCACATGCCCCTCCTCTTTTCTGTGCTTCGGCTACTACATGGAGTGCCAGGGTAGTTTTCCCAGAGCTTTCTGGACCATAAATTTCAACAATCCGGCCACGAGGTAATCCTCCTATACCTAGTGCTATATCGAGTTCGATTGAGCCAGTCGGAATTACCTCAGTCTCAACCACCTGTTCATCTTGTCCGAGTTTCATGATTGAGCCTTTGCCAAACGCTCGCTCAATCTGGCTCAGGGCGGCATCAATTGCTTTTTCTTTATCCATTTTTTCTGGGTCAACAACGCGTAATGATGGATCAGACATCGGGTTAGTTTCCTTCTTATTTCATAGGCTCTGAGGCAATTCAATGGAAAGAAATGTACTCGTTTTGTTCTAATATGCAAGGTATTATTGTAAATATAAGGAAATAAAAAGAAATTAATGTATGTTCGTGATTTGTCTGCCAAATTTGGTCTATGGTATTAGTGAATGATAGGCTAGGCATGAGGGCGGTCTAAGTCCCCGAAAGAATTTGTAGCATTGTGATTCTTCTATTGTGTTGCTGGAGAATTTCCGGCAATTAGCATGCTTCGGGTTGTTTTTTTTGAGAGCGATAGAAATGGCTACTGAGTGGAAGTACCAAATTCGGTTAAGTTTAACAGATAACGCTGCAAAAGAGATTAGAGAAGCTCCCACGGGTCCAAAATTTTCAGAGTTGAATTTTATCTTGGATAAACACGGAGCAACACTCAAATGCCAATTTGATGCGTTTTCTGAATATGTGTCTGAAGCTGAAAGAGAAGGGCGGGAAAATTATGCTCTATATCAGTGGACTAAAGATACCATCGAGGATGTTGAGAAAAAATCCAAGTATTTAAGGTCTTTTACAGTGTATGTTTTAGAGGAGCAGGTTTACTCAGCTGCTTTAGCTGAGCCTTTAGAACGCGACCTCAAGTCTCTTAAAAGCAGTGAATTCATTTTGGGGATATCAAAATACGATACAAATCCAGCAAAAAATCCACAAATGCCGGCCAAGTATAGAACTTAAGAGAGGGGTAATCTGGAAATGCATCCGGGTATGCGTAGGGCTAAAAAAGCAAAAGAGCACCAAAAGGAAAAGTTATTCTCTTTAGTTTGATAGGCCTGTGGTGCTGTGAGGTGTCATGGTTATGCGCACCAACGAGCCAGTGATAGCTCTCGCCTCAATTTCAATGGTGGCAGCCCGATCTCCGCGAGTAAATGTTAATACGCTGGTTTCTGATTGGACACTGGCTATCGGCTTCCAACCAAACTCTGGCATCTCGACGGTATAGACCGCAAATGCGTCCGCCGGGTTTTTAGAAAGCGTAACTATCAGTCTGCCCGTCCATCCTTCGCCACTTCCAAGAATAAGCGAGTTTTGAACATCAAAATTAGTTCCTACAGGTATGGGGATGTCTGTGAATAGTTGAAAAGCTGTTGTTGGAGTTTTTGAGCCTTTCTCATTCGACGAGTTTTGTGTCAGTAGTCCAGGACCACTTTGGCAGGCGCTTATGAGGATTAAAAGGCATAACCCAAACGTTAGCTTCATCTTCTTAAACCATAAGAGATGGAGCCGCCTATCCTGGTCAGCCATTCGTATTTTAGGCATTATTAAACCCGATTATCGGCCGTATATATATCGCTACTTATAAATTAAAAGAGCCCGGAGGTCCACTTTTCTTCTCAACCGCCTGTTTCCGGAGGGAGAAGTTAGGAAGTAGTGCTATTTCCTGGAATATGGTAGCGGAGAGTGGACTCGAACCACCGACCTCCGGATTATGATTCCGCTGCTCTAACCAACTGAGCTACTCCGCCACTGCCTCGCCTATAAGACCCGTCTTNGGGGGTGTCAAGGCCCGCTCCAAAATAGGGCACTTTCGCTTGACTTGCTCTAAGGGTATTCTTCCATTAAGTCTCCTCAAGGAAGGTCAGATTCAGGGTAACTTAGACTCATGGAGAAAATCGCTGTTCTTGGATTAGGCTATGTTGGGTTGCCTGTTGTAACTGCTTTTGCTGAATTTCACGAAAGTGTGATTGCTTACGATATAAATACCTCCCGTATCGATGAGCTTCGGAAGGGTTTTGATCGCAATGGCGATATAACGCCAGAACTTTTAAGGATGCATAGCAAGATTTTCACGTCTAACTCGGACCGACTATCTGATGCTAGCTTTTATGTGATTGCTGTCCCAACCCCGATAACGGAGGAGCATGAACCTGATTTAGGGCCCGTTACGGCCGCCTGTAAAATTATTGGAAGTTATCTTGCCGAGGGAGATCTAGTTGTATTGGAGTCGACCGTATATCCAGGTGTTACGGAAGAGGTCTGTGGGCCAATATTACAAAATGTTTCAGGCTTAATTGCCGGCAAAGACTTCGCCCTTGGATATTCTCCGGAGAGAATAAATCCTGGGGATAAAGAACATAATTTTTCCAATATAACGAAAGTTGTGGCCAGTACGGACCAGCATTCTCTGGATCGTATGGCAGAGGTGTATGGTCCGGTAATCAAGGCCGGGCTGCATATTGCCCCAGATATTAAGACGGCTGAAGCTGCTAAGGTACTAGAAAATACTCAAAGAGACTTGAATGTGGCTCTAATGAATGAACTTTCGGTTATATGTGACAAATTAGGGATTGCGACAGCCGATGTCTTGGCGGCTGCACAGACCAAGTGGAACTTTATGCCATTTAGTCCAGGTCTCGTGGGTGGCCATTGTATCGGAGTAGATCCATATTATCTTACAGCGCGNGCACAGCAGTTGGGATATGTGCCACAGGTAATTCTTGCGGGAAGGCGGATCAATGATTCGATGGGCGCCCATGTTGCCAGTAAATTAGTGAGTTTACTTGAAGATAGGGGTAGGTGTGTAGATGAATGTCGGATCGGGATTTTTGGATTGTCATTTAAGGAGGATGTTTCCGACCTTCGAAACAGCAGGGTTGTGGATATAGCACGAGCATTAGTTCGTCAGGGTGCCGAGGTTATCGTAAACGATCCCTTTGCCCACCATGAGGAGGTTCGGGAGAAATTCGAGATTGATTTGACAGCTTTATCGAGCGTTGAGAACCTGGACGGACTAATTCTTGCCGTTCCTCACTCTCCATATCGTGCTATGCCAGTGGCCGATTTATGCAAATTTCTTGCACCCAAGGGGGTCTTGATAGATGTCAAGTCAGTNGTAAACAAAGCAGAAATTCCAGAGGGAATTAGCTACTGGGCTCTCTAACTTATTTGCAAATCCAACCTCCTCCTACAAGACGGGTGCCTTTGTAAAAGACGGCTGCCTGACCAGGAGCTACCGCACCCGGCGACCCTTCGAAAATAATTTCGGCACCATTGCGCAGACGGGGCTTAATTTTTGCCGGCACGCCTGGTGAGTTGGATCGAACTTTGACATTTAGGTGCAATTCTCCCTCTTCTCCGGCGGAGGAGTCAAGCCAGTTCACATTTTGCAACAATGTTGAGGTCTTTTCCAGAGAAGATCGTGGCCCAACAACTACATTTTTCTTTCCTGGGTCTAATTTGACTACATAAAGCGGTTCTTTCCAAGGGACTTGGAGGCCTTTTCTTTGACCAACTGTANATCGAATTACTCCTTCATGTGTTCCAATTATTGTTCCATCCTCTAGAATGATATTGCCGGGTTCGCCTGCGTTGGGTTGCAACATTTCCAAGGTACGAACATAGTCTCCATCGGGTACGAAACAGATATCTTGGCTATCGGGTTTCNCAGCTACTGGCAGGCCATGCTTCGANGCTATCAAGCGTGTTTCAGTTTTTGAAAGGTTTCCAAGTGGGAAGTTCAGGTAGCGCAGTTGTTCACACGTGGTGGCAAATAGGAAATAACTTTGGTCTTTGTCTTTGTCGGCAGCAGTATGCAGTTCCACGCCGTTTTTGGATTGGAGTTGACGCACATAGTGTCCCGTCACCAGAGATTCAGCCCCAAGTTCTCTTGCGGTTTTAAGTAAGTCACGAAATTTAATTCGTTCGTTGCAGCGGACGCAAGGTATAGGGGTAATTCCAGCAATGTAGGAATTCTTAAAGTCATCAATTACCTCTGATTTAAATTTCTTCTCATAATCAAGTACGTAATGGGGGATGTCCAGCGTATCTGCAACCTTTCTTGCGTCATAAATATCCTGTCCTGCACAGCAAGTGCGAGTTCGGGGTTCTGTGTGGTTGTGATTATATAATTGTAGGGTAAGTCCTATTACCTCGTAGCCTTCTTGGACCATCAGGGCGGCAGCGACTGAACTATCAACTCCTCCTGACATCGCAACCGCTACTTTGTTTTTTTTATTGTTCATAAAATTTGCATAGAAAATTATTTTGAATGTTCCAGGNTTAGGGGGTCTTTGCGAAGGTCAACAGGGTNATGGATCTCCAAATTTGTTTATAACNGCTGAATCCTTATGGTTCCACGCCATTTCCCAAAATTTTATCTCCATTCTAGTTGCTTGGTTAAAAATAGAACAAAGTGAGTTATAACGCGCGGAGCTGCTGCGATTTCTATAAAGAATGTCGAGTTGATTCGTAGCGTCTTTGGAAGCTTCCTGGTATTCGTTTCCACTATACATTTTTATCCAATTGCTGTAGGGGTTTTCAGTCTTAGATGAGGGTATTGAAGCCAGGTTGCGGCCAATTTCGGCGTATCCTACCACGCATGGCGCAAGAGCCGTCATTAGGTCGAGTAGGTCCCCCCTGTTTCCGCAGTCCAGGACAAACCGAGTATAGGCTGTGGTCGCAAGGTCTTCAGGTATTTTGGTGAGTTTGTCTAAGGGAATTCCCCATCCCTCGCAAAACTCAACATGCAACTGTATTTCAAAATTTATAATAGTGTTCATGGCAGCGGCAGCGGAACGCATCTCTTCCAGGCTTTCTGATTTATAGGCCGCTAATGCATAGGCACGGCCAAACTGAATAAGAAAGAGATAATCTTGTATTAAATAATATTTGAAGCTCTCTTTAGTTAGAGTTCCATATCCTATGTCTTTAACAAATGGATGATTGATATAGTCATTCCAAATTGTTCCCGAACTTTCGCGCAATTGATAGAAAATTGAATTTTCCATTCGTTAACAAATTTCCTCGTGTTTGACCCCGACTAAGGCACGGTGTCGCCTTAAGCACAATCGTGTGTTACACATGAAGTTATCCAAAAAGAGCATTTCGGTGTCCGGAGGGAACGCGAAGAATTAATCCATCTAGATGTTCCGTTATTACAATTTGACATCCTAGGCGCGAAGTGCTGGTTAATTCTGAAGCTAGGTCTAAAATATCTTTTTCATCTTCAGTGGGGGATCTTAAAAGACCAACATAGCTTTGGTCTACTATAACATGGCATGTGGAGCATGCCATTGAACCTTCACACGCGCCTTCCAAATTTATTCCATGATCTTGGGCAACTTCTAGGACAGTTGATCCAATGGGCGCCCGCACTGATAGCACTTTACCATCGGGATTGATAAAAGTTATGTTAGGCATGATTAATTGTCTGTTTTTGTCGACATTGTGAATAAGGCATACTTTGTGGAAAGGTTTTTGAACAAGACTAGATTGTGCTTTCTTATTTAGCCGATAGAGAGGTTATAACTGAAGTAATGCGTTTGACGGAGTAATCAATTTCATCAGCGGTGGTAAAACGGCCTAAACCAAAACGGATTGCACCCTGAGCTGCGTCATCAGGCGCGCCGAGGGCTTTTATAACATAGGATGGTTCGATGGAGTTAGATGTGCATGCGGACCCACTTGAGAATGCAATTTCGGGGATAGCTGACATTATTTGGTCACTGCTTATACCAGGGAAGCTGATATTAAGATTCCCTGGCAATCGTTGTTGCATATGGCCGTGCAGAAGAGTTGTTGGGATGGCCGACGTTATACCTTTGTAAAGGCGCTGTCTTAATTCTAGCATTCTCGCGGGCTCATGGTCCAAATTTTGATTTGCTATGTCACATGCTTCGCCTAGTCCCACACAAAGTGGGGTTGACAAGGTGCCAGATCTGAGACCTCGTTCCTGTCCTCCACCATCGATTAATGGGTTTATTCTGACTCGTGGTCGCCGACGTATGTAAAGTGCACCAATGCCCTTGGGTCCATAGATTTTGTGGCCGGATATACTCAGTAAATCTATATTCATGGACTGTACGTTCAGCCGAATTTTACCAATAGCCTGTGCGGCATCTGTATGAAATAGAGCTCCTCGTGTCTTACAAAGTTCGCCTATGGCAGCAATTTCCTGAAGTACGCCTATTTCATTGTGTGCAGCCATAATGGAAACTATTAAAGTATCCTCATTGAGTGAGGCATTTAGGGTTTCAAAATCCAGAATTCCAGTTTCTTTGACAGGTAAAAAAATAACTTCGTATCCGCTGGCTTCGAGCCGTTTGCAAGTTTCTATTACGCATTTGTGTTCGGTTTGTGCAGTTATAATTCTTTTCCGTTTTTTTCCATAGAAGCTTGCAGCCCCCTTCAGGGCTAAATTATTGGATTCGGTGGCTCCTGACGTAAAAATTACTTCACGGGGATCGGCCGCTATAATGGCTGCAACTTTTACTCGAGCAATTTCCACAGCTTCCATGGCTTCTCGACCATATTGATGTCCATCAGAATGAGGATTTCCAGGCTTGGCATTAAAAAATGGCAGCATGGTTTCTANAACCTGGGGATCAGTAGCAGTTGTGGATTGATTATCTAAGTAGATTGGGAAACTCAATTTTTCTGTTTCTGCTTCTTCAGAGTATGTGATCATGTGTCTTGATGCTCCCCTAGAAAATCGCCCAATAATGCTTTCTCTTGAAGCGCTATCCAGGCTTTTGTCGCACTTTCAATATCCTCATCCGTCGTTGCCCATCCAATGCTAATTCGAATGGCTTCGTTTGCAATAGTAGAAGATAGTCCCATAGCTTTTAGTACATGGCTGGGTGTTACCTTTCCAGAGCTGCAAGCGGACCCAGCGCTGACTGAAATTCCAGCTAAATCCAGTGCTATGACTTGGGTTTCGGCTGGTAGACCGCGCATTCGGATACATGTTGTGTTAATTAGGCGGGGACCGTTACATCCAAAAATTTCGACGTCTGGGAAAGCCTGCCTTAGTTTATTTTCCAAACTTGAACGCATTTTTGAAATCCGGCTAATTTCCTCTGGTTGTGCCTGGATATCGGCTAAGGTTGCTGCAAAACCCGAGATTGAAACGAAGTTCTCGGTTCCGGGCCGGAGAGTATATTCTTGACCACCTCCTACTAGCTGCGGGCCAAGTTTTACTCCATCGGCTATGATTAGAGCGCCAATGCCCTTTGGACCGCCGGTTTTGTGGGCTGAAAGTGATAATAAATCCACTCCTAAGTGGGACATATTGATATCCATCTTTCCAAGGGCTTGCACCGCGTCACAGTGGACAAGGCAGCCGTTATGGTGTGCTATGGAAGTGATTTCATGAAGGGGCTGAATCACGCCCGTCTCGTTATTGGCAAGCATAACTGAAATCAGTGTAGGGCTAGTCCGTAGAGACAACATTTCTTCAAATCGTTTTAGATCAACGATCCCGTCCGAATTCACGGGAATCCGGTTTTTGTCGTCTGCAGCAAACAGTACTGAGTCATGCTCGATGTCCGAAACCATGGTAGTCCCAATGCTGCGTCCATGTAATGCTAAGTTATTGGATTCAGTTCCTCCACTAGTAAATATGACCCTACTATTCTTGGCTCCAATGGTTTCCATCAGGATATCCCGCGCTTCAGTGAGGGTCTTGCTGACCTCCCGCCCATGTTTGTGGACTGATGAAGGGTTTCCTACAAGGTGCATCGCTTCTTGCATGGCTCTCATCACAATGGGCCGCATGGGTGCGCTTGCATTGTAATCTAGATAGCGATTGGTATTTACCTTTCTAGTCATTTGATTTTACAACCCTTAAACTGGGAAAGCACCTTATTGGGAAGCAGTCTGTAAGGCTCTTTGCATCAGGATTCGGGACCGTGAGGGTCTTTGTCTTTGCCGAAATCTGAAGTGCCCGACCTTTTCTCCAATATTTTGATTCGGGAATCTAGCTCCTGCACTTGCTGAAGAATTTTTTCAAGTGCTCGTGCGACTGGATCAGAGGTATTTTCCGGTGTTCCATATGCAAGAAAACCAGCCTGATTCGGCTGCGTTTTTGCTCGAACCGCTTTGGCCGGTACTCCGACCACTGTCGTTCCCGCTGCTACATCGGCAACGACCACGGCATTAGAGCCAATGCGGGCATTTTCTCCAATGGTAATTGGCCCTAAAACTTGTGCTCCTGCACCAACGATTACCCCGTTTTCCAGTGTTGGATGTCGTTTCGTGCCGCGCTCTAATGATGTTCCACCCAGTGTGACACCCTGGTACAGGGTTACGTCATTTCCTATTTCTGTAGTGGCGCCAATGACTACTCCCATCCCGTGGTCAATGAATAGGCGTTGCCCAATAATTGCGGCGGGATGAATTTCTATGCCTGTTAACACCCTGCCCAAGTGTGAAATAAACCTGCCTAGCCACTTAAAGTTGTTTCTCCAAGCCCGATTGCCGGCGCTATAGAAAACCATTGCGTGGAATCCTGGGTAGCAGAAAATTACCTCAAGGGCAGATCGAGCNGCTGGATCATGCTCTAAAATTACCGAAATTTGATTACGCATATTCTTGAAAATCATGATGCTTATTGTGATATGATGCGGGACTGAGGTAGAAAACGGCCTAAGTTTCGCCTCCAGTTCAGGAAGGTATAGTCGTGGATATAGGATTCTTGATTAACCCAGTCAAGAATTTGGTCTGTGTTTTTCCAGTGGGTAGGCCTTTTAGGTGGCCAGAAGTTTGGGATGTTGCAACCGTTGATTGAGGAGAAGGCGCTGTGCCAGAGGTGATATTAAATGGCCCTGACGGAAGATTAGAAGGCCGATACCAACATGGAAAGAGTGAAGATGCCCCTTTGGCTATAGTTCTGCACCCCCACCCAGAACATGGGGGAAATATGAACAATAAAGTTGTTTATCGTGTTTTCCAGACGTTTTCCTCAATGGGCTTTTCTACACTTAGGTTTAATTTCCGGGGGGTTGGACGAAGTCAAGGTGAATATGATTTTGGGCAAGGTGAGCTAAGTGATGCAGCTTCAGCCTTGGACTGGATGCAAAGTTTTAATGGGGATGCCCGTGCCTGTTGGGTGAGTGGCTTTTCCTTTGGGGCGTGGATATCGTTCCAACTTCTTATGAGACGTCCAGAGATAACAGGCTTTGTTAATATTGCTCCACCTGCAAATATCTACGATTTCTCGTTTCTTGCCCCTTGCCCTGTTTCAGGAATGGTGATTCAGGGGACATCCGATGAGATAGTGTCTGAACCGGATGTGGCTAAATTGGCCCAAAAACTATCNAACCAAAGGTTCGTTGATATTGATTATGTCAGGTTACGCGGAGCCGACCATTTTTTTGGTGAGTATTTAGATAAGATTTCAGACCGGACAGAAAAGTATGTTAGAAAGCGTATGAAGGAATTAGGCATTAATTGGTGAGACGAAACGAAAATGCTCAGCTAGACGGCCCGTGTGACTAGTTGTGAGGAGATGGGAACAATACGCCAC
Above is a window of Rhodospirillaceae bacterium DNA encoding:
- a CDS encoding IscS subfamily cysteine desulfurase (catalyzes the removal of elemental sulfur from cysteine to produce alanine; involved in NAD biosynthesis) — its product is MITYSEEAETEKLSFPIYLDNQSTTATDPQVXETMLPFFNAKPGNPHSDGHQYGREAMEAVEIARVKVAAIIAADPREVIFTSGATESNNLALKGAASFYGKKRKRIITAQTEHKCVIETCKRLEASGYEVIFLPVKETGILDFETLNASLNEDTLIVSIMAAHNEIGVLQEIAAIGELCKTRGALFHTDAAQAIGKIRLNVQSMNIDLLSISGHKIYGPKGIGALYIRRRPRVRINPLIDGGGQERGLRSGTLSTPLCVGLGEACDIANQNLDHEPARMLELRQRLYKGITSAIPTTLLHGHMQQRLPGNLNISFPGISSDQIMSAIPEIAFSSGSACTSNSIEPSYVIKALGAPDDAAQGAIRFGLGRFTTADEIDYSVKRITSVITSLSAK
- a CDS encoding cysteine desulfurase, whose translation is MTRKVNTNRYLDYNASAPMRPIVMRAMQEAMHLVGNPSSVHKHGREVSKTLTEARDILMETIGAKNSRVIFTSGGTESNNLALHGRSIGTTMVSDIEHDSVLFAADDKNRIPVNSDGIVDLKRFEEMLSLRTSPTLISVMLANNETGVIQPLHEITSIAHHNGCLVHCDAVQALGKMDINMSHLGVDLLSLSAHKTGGPKGIGALIIADGVKLGPQLVGGGQEYTLRPGTENFVSISGFAATLADIQAQPEEISRISKMRSSLENKLRQAFPDVEIFGCNGPRLINTTCIRMRGLPAETQVIALDLAGISVSAGSACSSGKVTPSHVLKAMGLSSTIANEAIRISIGWATTDEDIESATKAWIALQEKALLGDFLGEHQDT
- the cysE gene encoding serine O-acetyltransferase; translated protein: MIFKNMRNQISVILEHDPAARSALEVIFCYPGFHAMVFYSAGNRAWRNNFKWLGRFISHLGRVLTGIEIHPAAIIGQRLFIDHGMGVVIGATTEIGNDVTLYQGVTLGGTSLERGTKRHPTLENGVIVGAGAQVLGPITIGENARIGSNAVVVADVAAGTTVVGVPAKAVRAKTQPNQAGFLAYGTPENTSDPVARALEKILQQVQELDSRIKILEKRSGTSDFGKDKDPHGPES
- a CDS encoding alpha/beta hydrolase, which encodes MPEVILNGPDGRLEGRYQHGKSEDAPLAIVLHPHPEHGGNMNNKVVYRVFQTFSSMGFSTLRFNFRGVGRSQGEYDFGQGELSDAASALDWMQSFNGDARACWVSGFSFGAWISFQLLMRRPEITGFVNIAPPANIYDFSFLAPCPVSGMVIQGTSDEIVSEPDVAKLAQKLSNQRFVDIDYVRLRGADHFFGEYLDKISDRTEKYVRKRMKELGINW